A stretch of DNA from Flavobacteriaceae bacterium MAR_2009_75:
GGCATATATCGCAGATGGGCCTTTGACACATGTAAGTACCATGGTTTCCTTATTGATTTTTACAGCTGTTTTCTATTTTGTTTTTGCCTGGTTCAGGGAGCAGGTTTGCATAATTGCCTGCCCTTATGGTAGAATGCAAGGGGTGTTGTTAGATGATAAGTCCGTTGTGGTGGCCTACGATCACAAGCGTGGGGAAGCGGAAAACGGCAGAAAGAAATTCAGGAAAAATGAGGATAGGGATGTCTTGGGTTTTGGAGACTGTATTGACTGTTTTCAGTGCGTAAACGTCTGCCCAACGGGTATCGATATCAGAAACGGAACCCAATTGGAGTGTGTGAATTGTACCGCTTGTATTGACGAGTGCGATACCATTATGGAAAAAATTGACAAGCCCAAGGGGTTAATTCGATATGCCAGTGAAGCGAATATTGAAAAGAAAGAAAAGTTCAAGTTTACGCCAAGACTTAAAGGATATACGGCCGTACTGACCATTTTGATAGGAATTTTGATGGGGATGATGTTCCTAAGAAATGACGTGGAAGCTAATATACTCAGGTTGCCAGGGCAATTGTACGAGCATAAAGGTGGCAATATTATCAGTAACGTTTACACCTATAAGTTGGTGAACAAAACGGTGAAGGATGTGGATGATGTCTATTTTGAATTGTTATCACATAAAGGAACCGTAAAAATGGTAAGTGGTGATTCTTTCGTGGTTCCGGCACAGAATTTGGCCGAGGGAACGCTGTTTATAGAAATCAACCAAGCAGCCATTAAAAGTGATAAAGAAAAAATAAAAGTGGGTGTTTACAGTGACGGTGAACTGATAGAAACCACCAAAACAGCCTTCTTGGGTCCAAGGAGTTATAAATAGAAATGTTATGAAAATTAATTGGGGAACAGGAATCGTATTGGCGTTTGTGGCATTTATCTCCTTCATTCTATTTTTTGTAGTGAGAATGAATATGGACAATAGGGCCGACCATGATTTGGTCACCGAAGAATATTACAAGCAAGAATTGGCGTATCAAGATGAAATCGATGCCCAGAATAATGCTAAAAAATTAGAGAGAATTCAATTAAAGCGAACGGAAGAAGGCTTGCTCGTGGTCTTTCCGGAAACCATAAATTATAAAAAAATAAAAGGAAAAGTGTCCCTTTATAGGCCATCCAATAAACATTTGGACTTTGACCTCGATTTGCGTCTGTCCAACACATCTTTGCTTATACCTGACACTCGTTTGTTGGGTGGCCGTTGGGACCTTAAAATAATGTGGGAATACCAGGGAGTAGAATTCCTTCAAAAAGAGAGTTTTAACTATTAGAAATGTTGTTGTCTGCCCTCATACTCGGTTTAATGGGAAGCTTGCACTGCATAGGCATGTGCGGCCCCATTGCCTTTATGCTGCCGGTGGACAGAAATAATAATTTCAAGAAATTCGGTCAAATCTTTCTATACCATTTGGGTAGGCTTCTTGCCTATGGAACGCTAGGCATGCTATTCGGGTTTCTTGGTAAAGGTCTGTATGTTTTCGGGATGCAACAGAATCTATCCATTGCTATAGGGGTACTCATGATTATTTTAGTGCTTATCCCTACTAAACTCCTAAACAAATACAGTATTTCTAAACCGATTTACCGCCTGATTTCCCGGGTTAAATCCCGTTTGGGAAAAGAGTTTAAGAAGAAAAGCGCAGACACTTTTTTGACGATAGGTTTCCTCAACGGTTTATTACCCTGCGGACTTGTATATATGGCATTGTTTGCTTCTATAGCTATGGCAGGCCCTGGTGCTGGCGCTATATATATGGTCGTTTTTGGTCTGGGTACTGTACCGTTAATGACTGGAGTGGTATATTTTAGTGCATTGCTAAAAGGGGAACGGCGGTTGAAAGTTCAAAAGTTGATTCCTGTTTTTGTAGTATTGGTGGCTTGTCTCTTTATTATTCGTGGCCTAGGGTTGGGTATACCTTA
This window harbors:
- a CDS encoding nitrogen fixation protein FixH, whose protein sequence is MKINWGTGIVLAFVAFISFILFFVVRMNMDNRADHDLVTEEYYKQELAYQDEIDAQNNAKKLERIQLKRTEEGLLVVFPETINYKKIKGKVSLYRPSNKHLDFDLDLRLSNTSLLIPDTRLLGGRWDLKIMWEYQGVEFLQKESFNY
- a CDS encoding cytochrome c oxidase accessory protein FixG gives rise to the protein MSQDGENFRDSIGTINDEGKRAWVFPKKPSGTFYKYRKYVSYFLLAILFASPFIKINGNQFLMFNVLERRFNIFGFPFWPQDFHLVVVSMIIGVIFIALFTVAWGRIFCGWMCPQTIFMEMVFRRIEYWIDGDRGAQIKLDRQPWNSEKIRKRVTKWIIFFLISFLIANVFLAYLIGSDRLLAYIADGPLTHVSTMVSLLIFTAVFYFVFAWFREQVCIIACPYGRMQGVLLDDKSVVVAYDHKRGEAENGRKKFRKNEDRDVLGFGDCIDCFQCVNVCPTGIDIRNGTQLECVNCTACIDECDTIMEKIDKPKGLIRYASEANIEKKEKFKFTPRLKGYTAVLTILIGILMGMMFLRNDVEANILRLPGQLYEHKGGNIISNVYTYKLVNKTVKDVDDVYFELLSHKGTVKMVSGDSFVVPAQNLAEGTLFIEINQAAIKSDKEKIKVGVYSDGELIETTKTAFLGPRSYK